The Melospiza georgiana isolate bMelGeo1 chromosome 1, bMelGeo1.pri, whole genome shotgun sequence genome contains the following window.
ATGTGTGCAAGATCCCGGGCTGCACGAAGCGCTACACAGACCCCAGCTCCCTGCGGAAGCACGTGAAGACTGTGCACGGCCCAGAGGCACACGTCACCAAGAAGCAGCGGGGAGACATCCACCCGAGGCCTCCGCCACCCAGGGACCCGGGCAGCCACTCTCAGACCCGGTCACCAGGCCATCAGACTCAGGGTGCAGTTGGTGAGCAGAAGGACCTCAGCAACACTACCTCAAAGCGGGAAGAATGCCTCCAAGTGAAAGCCGTCAAGTCAGAAAAACCAATGGTATGCAATACACCGTGCCACTCCCTTTGTcctcttcttcctgcaaccaGTTCATAACCCCTTTATGAAATGCTCAGGTCTGTAAACTCTAGCTCgcaaggtttgtttttttttgaggtCTTCTGTGTTTACtttgtaaaatgtttttaaagccTGAGAAGTAGCAAATAAAAAGATTACAAATAGTCTATGCAATATAGGATAAGTGCAGTGCTGGCAACTGCCACAATAATTGTTTCTCTTAAAAAGCTCCGTCTTCTGGAATAAGCGTAGTATGAGAAAATCagagttttcatttaaaaaataaaaaagaagagttCTTTCCACTCTTCTGTTTCCAGAAGAAAGATGGATCTGAATCTCTCAGACTGAAAgccaaaataagaaaaaaaccgAACCAAACAACAAGTCCAAATGACTAAAATGATGATATTAATGATGATAATTTTTGGAGAACCTGGGAAAGCAATCAAATTTTAGGGTCTTGAGGCTTTTGGGTCATGGATCAAACTGAAGCAGGATGAATTCACTTTCTTAAACAGCAGATATGCATCTCTTAATAACATCTCTGTTGTGATGTGACCTCTTATGTTTATCTGATACTTACTCAAGTTAACTTAGTCCAAGTTTAACTAAATCAAGTTGAATTGACAGTCTGCAGGTCTTTTCTGTGGTTTACCTTAATGTATTGCGTTAAACTGTTAAAAGGATTGTATTCTATTTTTTGAGATGCTGTCTTAAATACACAAATTCTTTTATTTGCCTGAATTTCATATGCCATCTGCCCTCTTCACAAGGGTTAATTCAAAGGCAGCCACTCCATCCTCTTCCCCATCTGGGTCTATGATTCATTTGTATTCAGCCCTTGGGGATTACAAATATGAGCCCTCCAAATTCTGCTCATACTGTTAATCATGCTGCAATTCAAAGTGATTACTCACTGAAGTATGAGTTACTGCTATGTTGTGCCTAAGGCTTATGCTCAAACTGTTCAGTATTAATACTCAATTCAAAACCTTTTAAGGGCTCAGAGTAAACTCTTACTGGAGTCTAAAAGAAGGTCCTCTGCAATCTTTGATGATAACTACCTTATTTACAAAGGAGCAAAATCTCTTTTGCTTTGCTAGGTAAACATGTAGTGTTATTGAGGCAGGTTTAACACagttttaacagaaaaatttGTGGAAGAGGGGTACTAATGCCTATGAATTACATAGTATTAAATATTTCTcactgaaaattatattttaaaaataattctgtgtttCTTGCTTTTCATTGCATGTATGAATTAAGgtatattttctggttttcaacTAATCCAATGTCTTTTCTGTCTAATGCTCTTAAATGTCTTATTCTAACTTCCTAAGGACAGTGGGTAATAAGGTGAGGGCATTTTAActtttctgctatttttcttATTACAACAttatatatgtttttattttggtctTCTGCCTGTTGTTCAGTCATTCCTTTATTTAGTAATGTGCAATCCATCAAGCACATTCCCAGTTGTTATGTGTTGTGAACATTTTGCAACAGTTGACATGTGAAAAATCTGGCTTATATTGGTGAAATATCTTCAGAAATGTCTTTGTACTTTCCCCTCTAGATGAGacatccattttttttctgtattccaCATCTAGAAATATATGTCCTGCATAATACAGTTCTTATTTCTGTACCCTACCTCACTATGATCTTGACATGTGCTACAAGAACAGGCTTCTGATCTCTTCTTCCATATGGCATAGAGCTATTGTCCAGAAGTACAAACTTTCTTCTGTATAATAACTGTTATTTCTATTCTTGTCACCAAATCTGCCATGGCCAGGATTTGGAAATGAGCTTGCTCAGTGTGGCCTCATAAATTCTAAGTATCATCATTCAAgttagaaataataaaatagttattgAATCTCGAATTGACTCCTTAGGGGCATAGGAAACTACAGTAGTGCCATGAATCTGTGTCTTCATTCATTGATGTTTAAAGCGAGAGTCGTCTCTGGCACTTCAGAAATTCTAGACAGcatttttcagtaaaatgtACATAAAGATCACagaatggcagaaaaaaaaaaaaaaacaaccaaaaataaaaccacatcaGAAACCCTTAAAGTTAAACACTTACATGAAACTGTTCTTGTGTGCAAAGTGATACTGCATGCCCCACTGATTTGTGATCACACTGATAGAACCTTACAGTGAGATATTAAGTCCAGAGACTTCTGTCTGTCGTCCTCTGTTTTGTCTGTCAGTTTGTTCATTTTCCCATTCTTTTAAAGAACTTTATAAAAAGTCTGAAAAGTAAATCAAGCCTGTGTTTCCACACAGCAAGAGTTCTGCTAGAGCAGCAGGGAACACTCCCTGTTAAGAAAGAAGATGTTATTGTGGCATGTTTATATCCCTGCAGATTAGCAGTCTGTATTGTCTACTTAAATTCTTGCACTTAAAATCTTAAATTCTGATGAAACAAAGGATTTGATTTACTAGATCATCACCTTCTTGATTCAGGGCAGAGGTGGTATAAGTTAGGTATAAGGGGCGGTATAAGTTAGACCTGAGTGCTCCCAGGGTCATAGGATGCTGATAATATGATGCAGTATTTTTTGCACTGATGCTTTGTCCTTGTTTTATTACATGCCAACATTTCAGGCCAACCACTGCTTGTAACAATGAGCCTTAAGCCTGGAAAATGCTTACATTCTTTAGCCACAAgtctaattaaaaaaacccaaattccaATGTTGTTGGagtcttgtttgtttgtttgtttgtttgtttgcaagCCTAGCAGTGTAAACTAATACTTTGTAACATGGCTGaattctggtttggtttttttgagcTGCAGCTTCAGTTGGGAACAGCACATAAGCAATGTAGGGTATCCATCCGATATATGTGCTCACAAATGGCTTGAAGTGATAGAAGTAACTCTGGGAATAACTCAGATAAAAGTCTTATGGAGATACATTGTATACCATCAGCAACATGTGAAAGGCAGTTTTAGTCTTGTGTTTTACAATGCCCTTCACTGCAGTTGAAGCCAATATCTAGAAAGCCTCCTTAAGAACAATCACTCTTACCATTTAAGGCTGAACTTCTCTATACCTGTATCTTTGGCTCCACTTAGCACAGACGCTCTGTTTAACATTGTTTGCTTAATTCTCACACTCTTTTGTCTCTGACTTCCCTCCAACAGACATCTCAGCCAAGCCCTGGTGGTCAGTCTACATGCAGCAGCGAACAGTCCCCCATCAGCAACTATTCCAACAATGGGATCGAGCTTTCTCTGACCGGTGGTGGTAGTGTAGGAGACCTCAGTGTCATCGATGAAACCCCAATCATGGACTCTACCATTTCCACAGCCACCACAGCACTTGGCTTACAGGCCAGGAGGAACATGACAGGGACCAAATGGATGGAGCAAGTGAAATTAGAAAGGTTGAAACAAGTTAATGGAATGCTTCCAAGAGTGAACCCCGTTCCACCTTCCAAAGCCCCAACCTTGCCGCCTCTCATAGGAAATGGTGAGATACACATAAGAGGAGTGATAACGCTTTTTGTCCGTAATCTTGTTGCTTGCTAGCTCAATCTTGCAACTCTTGCAGGAGTTGCACAGCTCAGGAAACTCAGCAGCTGTGAAATGGTTTGTAAATTGATCACTTTCTGTTTATTCCCTCATTGCAAGTTCTTCTACCCACACCCTCTGAGATGTCTGATAGTCCTGTGTCATATAAGAACAGGAGTCCCTGAGGGAGCCATGaatcacattttaaatattCCCTACAGGTAGAGGTTTTGACCCAAGATCACCATAATTCTGTCCTGTTTTGAGACAAGGTAGAAGAAATAAATACCTGTGAGTTTACTGTATGGAAGTCTTTCTGTTGAGCCTTTGCAAGGCAGCCTTTGCAGAGATGTGGTGGACTTCCCTTTAAATAACTTGTTCCTACACATAGAAGAAATCACATGTACAGATGCTACTGCTGCAGAGGGCAGATATCCATGAATGGGAGCAAGGCGAGGTTGAACTCTGAAGATCCCCGGTTGTTTTCCTCCAAAGAGCTGCTCATCACCAAAATAGATGTTGCTGCTGCCCCTACTTTGCCTACAGCATGCCTGTAGGTTTCTGGGCTCcacccagcagtgacagcccagGTTTTCTGAGACCCATTCAATCAAAAGAAACTATGTGAAATTAAGAAATGTATCCTGTTTActtaaaaccaaaccaaaacaaaacaaggaaaccAGCAAAGATGTTTTGCAGTTGTTAGGAGTTATTTCAAGAATATTTTAAGAAGTATTAGAAATGACCTTGAATAGCCTCCAATTTGTATATTTTGCCATTCCATGCAAATGCCTGTTCAATTATATTTTGCCTATAAAAAGCTCCCTTACGAATGTGTCCTCCTGGCACATCAGCCAGCATAGCTGCACTGCAGGCTGGAGTACTGCACCAGCTGATGACAGTTTGTGGCTATGGGCTATAAATTTGCTGCTGGGATTCACACTGAAATGTTACCCTTGAGTCTCTGAATTAGCTTTTAACCTAAGGACACAGTTTTTATCCCTACTTCTTGCAAGAAAGAGCCCTGCTGTAATTGGCTGTGATGATGTTCTTCCTCTATACTCCACTTACGTCTTTACTGTGTGTTTTCTCACCAGTTTCTGGATAGTACCCCTTTGTTTAACTGTGAATTTTACCTGCAGGTACCCAGTCgaacagcagctgcagtgtcGGAGGATCCATGACTATTCTGCCAAACAGGAATGAACTCTCAAGTACGGACATCACTGTGTTGAACATGCTGAACAGGAGGGACAGCAATACTAGCACAATCAGTTCAGCCTACCTGAGCAGCCGCAGGTCCTCTGGAATCTCGCCTTGCTTCTCCAGCCGGAGGTCCAGCGATGCCTCCCAGGCGGAGGGAAGACCGCAGAACGTGAGCGTTGCAGACTCCTACGACCCCATCTCAACGGATGCCTCCCGGCGCTCCAGTGAAGCGAGCCAGTGTGACGACCTGCCAAGTCTTCTCAGCCTCACCCCAGCCCAGCAATACAGGCTGAAAGCTAAATATGCAGCAGCTACTGGTGGACCCCCACCGACTCCACTGCCTAACATGGAGAGGATGAGCCTCAAGACAAGGATGGCACTCTTGGGTGACTGCAGGGAGTCTGGAGTATCTCCACTGCCTCCAGTGAACGTCCCTCGAAGATGTAGTGATGGTGGGGCAAATGGTTACAGCAGGAGGCATTTTCTGTCTCATGAAGCTTTAGGAAATGGGACAAGGAGAGCCAGTGATCCAGTCAGAATGGCCTCTGACAACCTCTCTGTCCCGAGAGTCCAGCGTTTCAACAGTCTTAACAGCTTTAACACTCCTGCTTTGCCTCCATCCATGGAAAAGCGCAACCTTGTTCTTCAGAACTACACCCGTTCTGAGGGTGGCGTCTTCCGCGGCTTCAGCTCCCCCTGTCCTCCGAGCATCAGCGAGAACGTCGCCCTGGAGGCTGCTACAATGGAAGCAGGTAGCGGTCTGAACGATGAGGATCTCCTGCCAGATGACGTGGTCCAGTATCTGAACTCCCAGAACCAGGGCATGTACGACCATTTGTTGAACAATGTCCTAGATAGCAACAAAATGCATCACAGCTCAGTTTCAGGAAACAACAATTCCAGCAACTTTGACCAAGCCCCTCCACCGAGCAGTCAGCAGGCGGGTCCTGAGGCAAATAAGAGCGACTTGCCCATCCAGTGGAATGAAGTAAGCTCAGGAAGTTCTGACTTGTCTCCTTCGAAGCTGAAATGTGGTCAGCGGTCAGCAGTGCAGCAGGCTCGGGCCTTCAGACTGCATAACAACATGATGGTTCAGCAGCAGAACCTGGAGAGGAGCAACATGGCCCAGCAGAATGGCTATGGGAACCTGATGGAGAACAACACTTCCTACAGTTTACAGCAAAATATGACTCTTGGCAATGGAGCCGGGAATTCTTTCAGCATGCTGTCCAACAAGCCTTACAGCGAAAGCATGGGCAGGCAAGCAGTGATATCTGGGGTGACAGACAATTCCTGTGGCATGGCAGTGCAAGGGCAGAAGCTGAGAATCAGCAACATGCCAGTGAATGGGAACCAGCAAAATTTCAGCCATCCCCTGGCATCCAGCGATCAAACCACCAGTATGGCAAACGGGATGCAGGACAGGAACATGATGGAACAGGAATATTTGCAAAGCCAGCCAGTCGGAGATGGCGTTCGTTACCAGGGAGTCAGTCAATCTGGTCAAATGATGCTAGGGCAGGTTAGTCCTACCTCACAAGGCAGCCTGTATCAGGGGCCACAGAGCTGTCCACTGGTGTCTCACACCATTGGTAGCCAGCCTTCAGGTTTGTCAGTGGCCAAAAGTTACCAGTCATGCTCTAATTACAGCAGCAACAGACGGCAAAACATGTTGAGAAACAACCTGTCCCAACAGCAAAGACACGTAGGGGATGGCAACCAGACATACAGGGTAAACACCATCAAGATGGAAATGCAAGGTCAATCACAGCAGTTCTGCTCCAACATGCAGAATTACTCTGGTCAGTTGTATGACCAAACCATGGGCTTTAGCCACCAAGCTATGAAAACAGGTTCTTTCTTTGGTTCAGAAgccagctgcctgctgcaggggaCTGCAACTGAAAACTCATCTGAGCTTCTTTCCCCAGGGGCTAACCAAGTGTCAAGCACAGTTGACAGCATTGACAACAACAGTCTAGAGGGTGTGCAGATAGATTTTGATGCTATCATAGATGATGGGGACCATGTCAGCTTAATTTCAGGAGCCCTGAGCCCAAGTATCATTCAAAATGTCTCCCGCAATTCCTCACGCCTCACCACTCCCCAAACATCTCTTACATTCCCAGCTATGCCTGTAAGCACAACCAACATGGCTATTGGGGACATGAGCTCTTTGTTGACCTCACTTGCAGAAGAAAGCAAGTTTCTTGCTGTTATGCAATagacataaaaaataaaaaacacttaGGAGAtaacagatggaaaaaaaaaaaagactcatATTTTTTAGTTGTGTATGTATTTTAGCAATCTCATCTCACCTAAATGGGATGTGTTTCAAGTATATTCCTTTTATGGAATAAGGACTCTGAAAACCCTAAAGTGTTCTAGGGAGAAACTGTCTTCCATTTCAGTTTTGAATCAGTATTGCTACGCCCAttccctccctttctctcttttctctctctctcacgCCCTTTTCAAATGTCTGtatgcttcttttatttttcttttgttttttaccTGTAAACCAATGTAAACGTGTGAAGTGcatgttgtggggtttttgttttgttttgttttgttttggggtttttttgtaaagaaaGGCCTGATGAAATGACAATTTTCTGTTACTCAAGTGAATCCAGACCTTGTAAAACTGTTGCAACTTTTCCTCTTGAACCTTTAACCAGGCACAATGTGAAGTGAGCATACAGTGATGAAACCCTCTCTGGATGCACTGGACACATCACACTGAGGTGGAAAACCAGCTTAGAAATGCACTGCCATGCTACCCCTGGGCTGCAGTTTCAGAGACACAGAGCACAAAAAGTTGGGAGGTTCAAGCAAATAAGAAATGTAAAAATCATCAGCCCTTTGATGTCTAGCAAAAGCTTACGGTTTTTGTAAACCCACACAGAGATAGCTGTCACTGCCTTGAATAACAATACTGAGATTGTGTCATGTTCAACCTATttcagaggaaggagaggacCAGAAATGTGTTCGTAGTCCAGCTCTCATCTTTTACAGAATTTGGTATTCTGgttttcagctttcttttttaaatgactGAATAGCAAAATTATGGGTGTGTATAGTGACTTGGATAGTCTAGAGTCTTCTCATTGCATACCACATTTGTGGAGGAACAGTCAGGGTCTTATGTAGTATTTCATACAATGAAATAACAAAATTGCAGTATTTCACACTGgggaattcctttttttttttttttaatgcaaattgtTGAGGTGTAACTTGCTGAGCCACTGGTTCTTATTTGCTGGAAGAACTGTGTGTATATCCCCTTTAGCCCAGACAGCTCCATGGATACATAGAGCTTCAAAAGCATCATGAGCAAGTCATGTAAAAGAAGTAGAAAATGAATGGCTGGCCCAGTTCTCAGACTAGCCAAATAAATCAAAGCAGTTGCAAGCAATCTGATAATCTTAAATGTTTTTCCACTGTGTCCAGGCtttacaaaattaaattaaaactgcCATTAAAAATAGCAGAGAAACAAGGGGAACAGCAAGTATTCACAGATCACAGACTATTCTGATCTGGAATTATTATCAGGTCCAACTCTTCAGTGAATGGCCTGTATGAGGATCAAACCCACAGCTTTGATGctattagcaccatgctcttACCAACTGAGTTGTCTGGCAACTAATCAAAGCTCTGAAAGACCAACCCagcttctttctctctctcttggTGACACCATGTGCATTTAATTTCCAAGCAAACCAGTGGGTCAATGCCTAGGGTCAGTCATACTGGCAAAAAACTGAAAGCAATGCACTGTGATCATTAAGCCGCTCACTGGTAGAGGTGAATGGCATTTTCTCTGTGAGCACTGGCTTGGttttggctctgctgggctccatGTCTGCAGCCATGAGTACACAGTGCTTCTGAGTGAacaggctgctgtggggaacAATCATGGTTTAAATTCACCCACTCCTAGACGCTGTATGGAGTTCCAACCCTCAAAGACTTCTCAGTTAAATCCCAATAGTGAAGTCCTACTATGGGATGTAGATTGTGCAGGCACCTACAGTCATGGATTTGATGTCTGTGAGGAGCTGATGTTATAGTAGACACACAGCAAGATGAGGGAGCATAGTCAGTTTTGAAATACAGACAAACTTTAGCCCAGTCAAAATCAGAAGGTGACTTCTATAGGCTAGAAAACCAACTGTAAAAGAAAAGGTGAGATACCAGCTGATTCAGGACATGGCATTTGAGAAAATGTGGAGGAATTGAATCTCAGTGAAGCTGTCAGATAACATTTATCTGTTAACAGCTGTTAGAATCAGAGCATGAATGTATAAATCAGTAGGAAAACATCATAGGAATTTGGTGCAAGGGCCATATTTGTGTTTATCACAGCACGCACCGAGATTTGCACTGTGAGCTGGAATGTCAGAAATCAAGACAAATGTAAATGTCCTACACCTTTTATCATTTGTTCCTGCCTTTCTTGTTATGTTTAGCCAGCATTTCTTTCTTACCCTGTCCCTTGCACACATATTCACTCATCCTGTACTCTTCCCTTTGGCACTTGCCCTCCCCAGCTTCCCTGGCTCTGACCAGCTATCACAGCCTGCCTGTCGTGGTGCTTGGGCTGCCcggcagctgggcacagctcaccATGGCCAGTGACTGCATTGCTGTGCCAGTGGAGGAAGCTGCTCCCTGTTGCCCAAAGGGCCTGCAGAGACCTGCTGCCTGTACACAGCCattgtccctgctctgctgctggcacaagAAGGGATGCATCCCTCTGGGCAGGTCCCCAGGGGAAGGGATGTTCCAGGGGCCGTGCTGTGCATTGCAGTGCTGGGATacagcccacagccctgcagagaagcaGCACTATAGGCATGAGGAAAGGCTGTGCTGGACGTGTTTCAGATAGCTCTCAGTAACCAATCCTGGCTGTTTATTAGAGCTATCAATTACATGTTTATAAACAATTTCAACAGGGAGACTTATGACCAGCCTGGGAGTAGGTGGCTTGGGAGAGAAGTCTTTTATTGTAATGGAAccaatacattaaaaaaaaacccaaacatccCCAACTATTTTTTAAACTCAATTTTCCAGTTCATAATTGTATCTGCTGGTGCAATTGATGCTGGGAAGCTATTAACAGATGTGATCCATCAGAGCTTAGAAGGAGCCATTCATATTGCTCCAGGCTAAAAGGCACTGTTTGAGTAGCCAGTTTGCCTTCCTGGATTTGACAAACCTTTGTCACTCACTTAGCCTTGTCTTGGGCCAACAGTGTGTCTTGGCAGAAACCACATTCTCAAGAAAGGCATCCCATTTGATTTGGCAAAGCTGAAGAATCAGAGACTCCACTGTGTCCTTGGGGAGTTTGTGCACAGGATTTATCATTTTCACCATTAAGTGTATGTGCCACTTCTGCTCATGTATCACTTTTCAGTTTTTAGTGTTTTCTCACACTTTTCTGTTTTATACTAAAGAGCCTGGTTTTGGTACCTGTGAGGGTAGCAATACATCACAGCCCAGCTATCTTGGGTCTTGGTTCTGTTTTGATAAGGTAGACTGGTCTCCCTGAGCATGGCACTGTTACACTGGACACCAGCTTTCCCTTGTCAGCCTCCTTCTCAACATGTGGCAGTCTGGGGAAAGTTCCATCAACACTGGTGGGATGAGTTACTAGCACCCCTCTACTCTTCCAGTTACAGAGTTGGTTTTGTGTATGTGGCACATCAGTTGATTTTTGCATAGCTGTTGGAAACCCACTGCTCACCCAAGAGTACAGGAAAATGCACAAAATATCACTAATGTTCTATTGTTAGAGCATTGCAGCATAGGTCTAAATCACCATTTCTTGTAATGGCTCTGTGAGGGTCTTCCATATGCGTCACTGTCGGCCTTGGGCACACCAGTAACACTCAGCCTGCCTGAAGTGTGTGTGTTTCTCCAGACAGTTTCGC
Protein-coding sequences here:
- the GLI3 gene encoding transcriptional activator GLI3, which encodes MEAQSHSSATTEKKKVENSIVKCSSRTDVSEKAVASSTTSNEDESPGQTYHRERRNAITMQPQGGQGLGKISEEPSTSSEERASLIKKEIHGSISHLPEPSVPYRGTLFTMDPRNGYMDPHYHPPHLFPAFHPPVPIDARHHEGRYHYEPSPIPPLHVPSALSSSPTYSELPFLRISPHRNPAATSESPFSTPHPYINPYMDYIRSLHSSPSLSMISAARGLSPTDAPHAGVSPAEYYHQMALLAGQRSPYADIIPSAATAGAGALHMEYLHAMDSARFPSPRLSARPSRKRTLSISPLSDHSFDLQTMIRTSPNSLVTILNNSRSSSSASGSYGHLSASAISPALSFTYPPTPVSLQQMHQQIISRQQTLGSAFGHSPPLIHPAPTFPTQRPIPGIPSVLNPVQVSSGPSESTQQNKPTSESAVSSTGDPMHNKRSKIKPDEDLPSPGAGSMQEQPEGMTLVKEEGDKDESKQEPEVVYETNCHWEGCSREFDTQEQLVHHINNDHIHGEKKEFVCRWLDCSREQKPFKAQYMLVVHMRRHTGEKPHKCTFEGCTKAYSRLENLKTHLRSHTGEKPYVCEHEGCNKAFSNASDRAKHQNRTHSNEKPYVCKIPGCTKRYTDPSSLRKHVKTVHGPEAHVTKKQRGDIHPRPPPPRDPGSHSQTRSPGHQTQGAVGEQKDLSNTTSKREECLQVKAVKSEKPMTSQPSPGGQSTCSSEQSPISNYSNNGIELSLTGGGSVGDLSVIDETPIMDSTISTATTALGLQARRNMTGTKWMEQVKLERLKQVNGMLPRVNPVPPSKAPTLPPLIGNGTQSNSSCSVGGSMTILPNRNELSSTDITVLNMLNRRDSNTSTISSAYLSSRRSSGISPCFSSRRSSDASQAEGRPQNVSVADSYDPISTDASRRSSEASQCDDLPSLLSLTPAQQYRLKAKYAAATGGPPPTPLPNMERMSLKTRMALLGDCRESGVSPLPPVNVPRRCSDGGANGYSRRHFLSHEALGNGTRRASDPVRMASDNLSVPRVQRFNSLNSFNTPALPPSMEKRNLVLQNYTRSEGGVFRGFSSPCPPSISENVALEAATMEAGSGLNDEDLLPDDVVQYLNSQNQGMYDHLLNNVLDSNKMHHSSVSGNNNSSNFDQAPPPSSQQAGPEANKSDLPIQWNEVSSGSSDLSPSKLKCGQRSAVQQARAFRLHNNMMVQQQNLERSNMAQQNGYGNLMENNTSYSLQQNMTLGNGAGNSFSMLSNKPYSESMGRQAVISGVTDNSCGMAVQGQKLRISNMPVNGNQQNFSHPLASSDQTTSMANGMQDRNMMEQEYLQSQPVGDGVRYQGVSQSGQMMLGQVSPTSQGSLYQGPQSCPLVSHTIGSQPSGLSVAKSYQSCSNYSSNRRQNMLRNNLSQQQRHVGDGNQTYRVNTIKMEMQGQSQQFCSNMQNYSGQLYDQTMGFSHQAMKTGSFFGSEASCLLQGTATENSSELLSPGANQVSSTVDSIDNNSLEGVQIDFDAIIDDGDHVSLISGALSPSIIQNVSRNSSRLTTPQTSLTFPAMPVSTTNMAIGDMSSLLTSLAEESKFLAVMQ